Part of the Novipirellula caenicola genome is shown below.
CGATCGTTAACGATGTTGCTAGCGCCATGCCCCGCGCGTTGAGGGTCCGCAGCAACCTTCGCAAACGCTGCTCAGATTCAAAAATTTGCAGCATCGATCGAACGTCCGCGGACCTCACTCAAACCTGCAACACGCTACAGAGGGGGTTGTCCTTGAACTGTGTAAATCAGTGCAACCAATCACCGCGGCGGTCAAAGGATTCGGATTACAACGGTTATCCGGGTCCGACGGATGGCAAGGCGGGTCGCGGGGTACTCCGAAGTGGTAGCAGCAAAAAACGAGCGGATTCCCCACAAATGAGCCGGGGAATGCCCCCGTATTTCCCAGCCCGCTCTCTGTTTGCAACCTACAGTTCAGCGCGTTCTTCCCGCGTGATTGACACCCTCGCAGCCGTTTCACTTCCCTTACCTCTCGAGCAGACATTCCGATGTTTGATTCATCCGGTGTACGAATCCTGCTGGTTCAATCCGAACCAGTGCTCTCGGAATTGATGTCGTTTCGGCTGCAATTGCTTGGCTACCAAATCGAAGCGGTTGGCACCGGGGGTGAAGCGATGGATCGAATCCGGACCGAACCGCCTCATCTGGTGATCGTCGATACGGCGCTGCATGACGGCGACGGGCTGGAATGGCTGTCGCGATTGCGGGGCGAGTTCGGCGGGGAAGTGTTTTCGGTTTTGGTGGTGTCACTTGACCCGAGTCTCGAGACGGTCGAACGCGCGTTCTACGCAGGAGCACAAGATTACTTGATCACTCCGTTTGATCCGGTCGTGCTCGAACAAAAGATCGTCGCCCTCGTCTCAGACGCTGCCAACGTGGTCGGCAGCCGGTAAGGCGTTAAACGTAAAAACACCATTCCAGAGCGGAAAAACAAAATGCGACGACTCGGCGATGTCTTAATCGAACAGAACGTGATGAGTGCCGAGTCGCTTGACGCGGCGTTTGCATCCAAGCCACGTGGCGTGTTGTTGGGCGATTGGTTGGTCAGCCAAAAATTGCTGTCGACCCTCCAGCTCGGCCGTGCGCTGGCAGAACAGTTCGCGGTGCCGTACATCGACATCGACGCCACCGCCGTGGACGCTCAGATCGCTCGCTTGTTACCCGAGGATTTTGCCCGCACACGTCAATCGGGCGCGATCAAGGTCGAAAACCGCCAATTGATTCTTGCCATGGTCGCGCCGGACGATATCGAAACGATCGCCGAAGCCGAGCTGATGACCGGCTACCAAATCAAACCGGCGGTGGCGTTAGCCGAAGACATCGAGGCGCTCAACTGCCGTGTCTACGATGACCGCAGTGTGGCTCGGCAAACGATCGTCGACATGAAACTTGCCGAACTTCGTGAATTACAAGCCTCTGGCGACGACGTCAATCCATCGATCGTCAGCGTTGATCAAGAGGACGCGCCGGTGGTGCGGTTGGTGCAGGCGATCTTGTCCGGCGCGGCAACCGCGGGGGCGAGCGATGTTCACTTGGAACCCTTCAAACCCGAAATGCGGGTTCGCTATCGTGTCGATGGCGAACTGCAACAAGTCATGACGATCCCGAATCACATCGAAGAATCGGTGATCAGCCGGATCAAGGTCATGGCCGACATGGACACGACTGAGAATCGTCGGCCTCAGGACGGTCATTTGAATGTCTACGAAAATGGCAAACGAGTAGGGTTTCGGGTCAGTGGGATTCCCACGGTCGATGGACAAAAGTTGGTCCTGCGGCTGCTGGATGAAGGCGGCAAAACGTTTTCGCTTGACGGGTTGGGCATGATGCCTCGCAACCTCGCGTCGCTTCGTGAAATGATCGACAAACCGCACGGGATGTTTGTCGTCACGGGACCAACCGGCAGTGGCAAAAGCACGACCTTGTACGCGGTGCTGCAACATCTAAATGGCGACGATCGAAACATCGTCACCGTCGAAGACCCGGTCGAATATCGATTGCCGGGGATCAACCAGGTGCAAAGCGATAGCGAGTTTGGGATGGGATTCGCCAACGCACTGAAATACATCATGCGTCAGGACCCGGATGTGATCATGGTCGGCGAAATTCGCGACAGCGAAACGGCGACCACGGCGGTTCAAGCCGCATTGACCGGTCACTTGATGATTAGCACGCTGCATACCAACGATGCCGTCGGAGCGGTTCAGCGTTTGAGCGACCTTGGCGTGGATAACTTCAAGATCGCGGGCTCGCTGCTTGGCAGTGTCGCCCAACGACTGCTCCGCCGTGTGTGTGAAAACTGCAAGATGCCGGTCGCTCCGAATCGCAACCTGCTCGATGCGTTGGATCCCGATGAAACGATTTCGCGGTCGGTCGACTTTTTCCGCGGCGAAGGCTGCAAGAAGTGTTTGGGAACCGGTTTCTCGGGTCGTTTGCCGATCTTTGAAATCATGCCGATCACGCCCGAGATCACGATGGCGATCGAATCCGGCGTGCCTCATTCCAAGCTGTACGAAATGTCAATCGCCGCTGGGATGGTAGGACTTGCCAACGCAGGACTTGAACAAGCCGTTGCCGGTCGCACGTCGCTCGAAGAGGTGTACTTCAAAACCAGTGGTGACCGCCGCCGAACCGAATCCAAACCGATCATCGGCGGATCGCGAGAAATCGACACGGTGTGCGTTTAGCTCCTAATTCATTGAGATTCCGAACCATGGCAACCTCTCCTGTTCCGCTGAACCCTCGTTCTAATTCCGTCGCCTCTACGGGCGGCGGGGTGATCGGGTTGTTGCGCAAGCTGCACTCGATTGAAGTGGGTGGAAAGAAAAAGCCAGGTGATTCGACACGAATTCCTCCGGTTCCGCTCGCCGATCTGTTGCGTTTGCTGTTGATGTTACTTGAAAACGGATTGTCGCTACCCAAGGCACTTGCCTCGCTGGCGGCAGACCGATCGTCGGCTCGTTACCGCAGCGTGCTGGTTCGGCTTCGCATGACAATCGAAGCCGGTGGACTGCTCAGTGACGCGATGCAGCGTTACCCACGCACGTTTACTGCGATGCAAGTCCAGCAGATCCGCATCGGCGAAAAAAGTGGCTCGCTCGAAAAAGCGATGCGTCGTGTTTGCGAACAACTCGAACGAAGCGTCGCATTAAAGAAGCGAATCATTAAAAAGGTTAGCTACCCGGTGCTGATTACGGTGGCCGGTGCGGGGCTGATGATTTTTATGTGTGTCGTCGTGGTGCCCGAATTTGAAACCGTCTATTCAAGTAGCGGGGTCGATTTGCCGGTGGTCACACAAGTGGTCACCGGAATGAGCCGGCAAGTGATCCACAACGGATGGCTTGTCGTTCCGTTTTGCATCACGCTGGTCGCACTGCTTTCGATCATTCGTTCGCGTCCCAAACTCGCCCGGATGGCCGATGCATTGCTGCTGAAATTGCCGCTGGTCGGCCCCTGGCTTCGCGACGTTGCGGTGCTGCAATTTGTCGAAGGCATGTCGTCGATGGTCGAGTGCGGCTACACGCCTGCCGATGCGGTCGGAGTGGCGGTGGAGTGTGTTCGCAATCGCGAGGTGCGTGCCTCGGTCGACCAGGTCCGGCGCAGCGTGCTACGAGGCGAACGATTGAGTAAACAACTCGGTAACCATGACCACTTCTTCTCAGCCACGCTTTGTCAGTTAGTCGCGGTGGGTGAACAGTCGGGCGATTTTCCCAAAGCGCTGCGGGGAGCTTGCGAGCATCTACGTGAACGACTTGAAACCCGGATCGATGCTTCGGTCGGACTGCTCGAACCGACGCTGACGATCCTGTTGGCGGTCGCGATTGGCGGCATCGTGCTGTCGATTTACACCCCGATGTTCCACATGTTTGAGGTACTCGAGTGATGGCGTCTCTGCGAAAAGGATTCACGTTGATCGAAGTGATCGCGGTTCTGATCATCTCGGCAACCGTTGCCATCATCGGGATCCGGCATCTGCAACAGCCTGGCGATTTGGCTCACGATCGCAGCTGCCAACTTGCCCGAGAGTTGCTGCAACATCACGTCCAGGCGTATCTCGATGACACCGGTAGCGCCCCCTCGTCAAGCATGCGAGAAATCGCCACCGATGTTTACGCGGGCCGCACGCTGCCGACATGTCCGGTGACCAGCCGAGCGTTTCAGCTTGACCGAAGCGGCCGGGTCCGCTGCTCGGATCACCCCGAGTAGGGTCCGCGGATCTCTCCCGGCGGCGTTGGCCCAATGCCATCTCCCCTTGGGTAGCGTTCGCGGCGAGGGGCCCGTCCGGTTGCAGCGTGATAAAACGTTCGGTTTCGACCGGGCGGCTCGCGCCGCTCCGCTATAAAACCACCCGGTACGGGCGAAAGTAGATGACATTGGGTGTTGGCTTCCAAGGCAGTGCCGGGCACCAAAATCGATTTCCGGATCGATCCATTTCCCAAAATCGCGATTGGTCGTCATACTTGGCTGCATGAACACATTGCCAAGTAAAGTCAGCTCGGAAATCGAACTTCTCTCGCCCGCCGGCGATTGGGACTGCGCTCGCGCGGCGGTCGAAAATGGCGCCAATGCGATCTATTTTGGGTTGGACTGTGGTTTCAACGCCCGTTTTCGTGCCCACAATTTTGGGCTGGACGATCTGCCGGGATTGATGAGCTGGCTGCGAACCCGCGGTGTTCGTGGTTACGTGACAATGAATACGTTAGCGTTCCCCTCGGAATTGCCTGATTTGATCAAGGTCATCGAGCGTGTTGCCGAAGCAGGGGTGGACGCGGTTTTGGTCCAAGATTTTGGCGTCGCCCGAATCGTGCGGTCGATTTGCCAGCAGCTGGAAATTCACGCGTCGACGCAGATGAGTTTGACCAGTGCCGAAACGATCGCGGTCGCGGCCGATTTGGGACTATCCCGCGTCGTGTTGGCACGCGAGTTGTCGGTCGCCGAAATTCGCAAGATCACCTCGGCCACCGACATGCCAATCGAAGTCTTTATCCACGGCGCATTGTGCGTGGCCTATTCCGGCCAATGTTTAACCAGCGAATCGTTGGGCGGGCGAAGTGCGAATCGAGGCCAATGCGCTCAAGCATGTCGGTTGCCGTACGAGCTGATCTGCGATGGCGAAGACCGCGATCTTGGTGAAGTCCGCTATTTGCTGAGCCCACAAGACTTAGCCGGCTATGCCGCTATCCCCGACATGATCGACGCCGGAGTGGCGTCGCTGAAGATCGAAGGGCGACTGAAAACGCCGGAATATGTCGCCAACATCACGGGACACTATCGACGCGCGATTGATGATGCAATCCGCACCGGCGAAGTCCATGTCGACGACACCGATCGACAAGAAATGGAACTGTCGTTTTCGCGAGGTTTCTCACCAGGATGGCTCGAAGGCAATGACCACAAGCGATTGGTTCCTGGCAAACAGTCATCCAAACGCGGCATCGAGATCGGCAAGGTATTGGACTTTGACCAGAATCGCATCCGGATCCGGTTAGCGTCGCCGGTCGCACTGGGCGACGGCTTGGCGATCGCGGTTGCCGGAGAAACGATGCAGGGCGGCCGCATCTATTCGATCGAAAGCTTGCAATACGATCGCATGGAATCGGCCAAAGCGGGCAGCGAAGTGTGGATCGGATTTGGTCGGGGCGAGATCGATTGGCGCGACGTCGACATCGACGACATCGTGTTCAAAAACGACGACCCTAAACTGAACCGTCGATTGCGACAGAGTTTCGCTCGCGCCGATGCCGTCGTTCGTCAAGAGATTGACATTGAGGTGCACGCGGCGGTGGGTGCGGCATTAAAGATGTCCGCAAAGACCGCCGGTGGTTTGACCGTCGATGTGGTGGGGCAGCAAGTGCTTGAAAAAGCCAATAAGCATCCCGCCGACGAGACCATGCTGCGAGAAAAAGTCGCACGATTGGGCGGCACTCCGTTTCACTTGAAGAATTTCAAGGCCCATATCAGTGACGGCCCGATGGTCCCCGTCGGGCTGATCAATCAGCTTCGCCGCGAATTGGTCGACGCGTTGGTCGAGCGACTTGAATCGCGTCCCGAGCGAATCATCAACGTCGCCGCGGGACGCCGCATGTTGGCGCCGCTGAATCGTGACGCAACCACGCAAACCGACGATTCGCCTCGACTCGCCGTGCTGTGCCGCAACTTGGAACAAGTCGCCGTCGCCAGCCAATTCGCCGACTGCACGATCTACGCGGATTTTCATGACGTCCGCGAGTACAAGGATGCGATTGCGACGGCGCACCAAAACAACGCGACGATCGGATTGGCGTGCGTACGCATGCAAAAACCGGGCGAAATGGGACTCTTGCGAGTGCTCGGACGCCATGAACCCGATTTCTTCCTGGCTCGAAATCTTGCCGCCGTCCGCTTTTTGACGGATACCGGCAAGCCGGTGGTTGCCGATTTCTCGCTAAACGTTGCCAATCATCGCTCGGCCGAATGGTTGCTCGGTTTGGGCGTCCAGCGAGTGACCAGTTCCTATGATTTGAATCGCGATCAGTTGATGGACTTGGTCCAATCGGTGGTCCCCAACCAGCTCGAGATCGTCGTGCATCAGCACATGCCGATGTTCCACATGGAGCACTGTGTGTTCTGCAGCGTGATGTCACCGGGAACGAACAAGACAAATTGTGGCCGTCCCTGTGATCGCCACGTCGTCAAGTTGCGGGACCGTGTCGGAGCCGAGCATCCGCTGCAAGCGGACGTCGCATGCCGCAACACGCTGTACAACGCGACGGCGCAAAGCGGGTCCGAGATTGTCGCCGATTTGATCGGTCGCGGCGTCCAGTGGTTTCGAATCGAACTGTTGAACGAAAACGAAAAGGAAACGCGAGAAACGATTCAAACGTATCAAGCGTTACTTGGCGGTGAGATCTCGGGCAGCGAGGTTTGGAAACGCCTGCAAGCGACGAATCGATTGGGCGTGACCCGCGGGACGCTCGAATCCAAACGCAACCCGCTGGCGATTTTGTAGGCGTGTTTGGAGTATCACAAGGAAGCGAGCGCCGATAGCAAGCTGTAGGGTTAAACAGGTAGGAACAATTGGGTGAACGAGTGTTTCGCAAAAAGTTTAGTCACGAAGTGACGTCACGTAGTAGCCCCGGACGTCAGTCCGGGGTTTGGGAAACCAAAGCGAACCAAGTCGCAACGCGACGACAGGAAACGCGGATGTATGCATGAAGGCCCGCCAGGAATCGACACCTGTCGTCGCTTTGCGACTTGGGGTGTAGGTTCGGCGTCGCCCCCGGACTAGCGTCCGGGGCTATCAACTGCCGTCGCTATCGCGACTAACAATCGAAACAAAACTTGCGCAGCAATCATTTCCACGTCATACCGAGTTTTAGCAGACCAACGCCTATCCCACTTTCTTCAGCACCGCTCGGTACTTGCGGCCGGCTTGTTCGGGCAGGAACGTCCGCTGCCGCTCGGCGCGGTTCTTGCGGAACCAGGTCGCGACCAGGTTTAGCGTGTGAGGATACGCGCCGTGGCCGCGATCGATCGAGTTCGCGGTGATCGCTTTCCAGTGCTCAAGCGTCGGTTTCATCCGCGCGTACTGCTCTGCATTCTTAGGGGCCGCCGCCACGGCCGCCAATTCGCCTCCGTGGATCAAATACCACGTGTGACAGCCATCGTAACCGGCCACTGGATAGATAAAGGTATAGTCGCGGCGTGCCTTGGCAAGCATCGCTAGTTTGCGATGCACGTACTTGACCGATGCCAGCGTCTCGTAGGCTCGCCCTGCCAACTCGTACTGCTGATTCGCCGCAGCGTTTTCCATTTGGTCTTGCAGCGCCACGATCGGCTCGTCATTGAACCCTTCGAGAAAACTTTGAGCTGCGTTGACTTGCGTCTGGTAGGCGTCGCCGGTACAGGCGGCTGCACAGGGGCCCAAGCAGGTATTCAGTTCAAGTCGCAAACAACCGGGACGATGTTCAAGATCGAACAACTGCAATTGCTCGGCAAAATGAAACACTTGTTGTTGGCTGCAATCTCGCAAGCGAAACACTTTGTTGAGCGCATCGATCGCTCGCTGCATCCGTTTGGCACCGTAAAAAGGCCCTTCGACGCCAACACAATCTTGCGGTGGCTTGGCCGCTAAAAAGAAATAGGGGGCTGGCACGCGGCCCAGACACAGATAGACGGGGCGTTGACGCTTTGGCACCCCTTGGACGTTCCAGCGAGGTGAGAAACGGCGAATCAATTGCTGTTCACGAACCAACGCGGCAAAATCACTCGGTTGGGTTTCCCACTGAATCGCTCGCGTGTTCTCGATGATGCGACCGCCCTTTTCGTCCTTGTTCGAATCGGCAAAGTAGCTGAGCAATCGCGAACGCAGCGATTTGCTCTTGCCGACATAGATCAAGTCGCCTTTGCGGCTGAGCATCCCATACACGCCGGGAACTTGCGGACAGGTCTGCACGATTTGATCGCGAATCTCTCGCTTGGTCTGGCCCCCGACCGCTTCGATCCCGCGCGGCGGGTGCGGATTAAGTGAATCGATGCCAAAACCAAATGCGGGCTGATCGGGCCAAATTGCCTCCATGCTGTCTGCCGTCCTTGGAATGAGTGAGGGATTGCTTTTTGAAAATCGCGCGTCGCGAAATCATTATGCCGCAATCCCGGCAATCGCCCAAGCAGCAAAACAGCCTGGCAATTTGAATTTGACAGGAGATTTAGAGTGCTAGCAAAACCGTCGTGCCGTTCCGAATCGCGGTCGCTTAGAGCTGCATTTCGACGATCGAAAGCGCGTCGGCAGCCGTTTTTGCATCTAGGATTGGCGAGACGTCCGAGCCAGCGACCGCGTTGGCTGCAGCGTCAATCTCTTCGACAAAACCGGCAATCGGGTCTCCATCGCCGAGTGTGGGCCGCTCAACCGAACCATCTGCATTCATGATCGTTAGCGGAATCGATGCGGTGCTGCCGTCGGCATAGGCGGCGAATTCAAACTGTAGCGTCGCCTTTTCGAAGCTGACTTCGTAACCGTGCGTGAATCCGCGCGCGGGTGAATCGATCACACCTCCGCCGGCCGACACGACCAATGACGGATCTTCGAACTGGAACACGGTTTCGTAGAACTTGGGGGTGCCGTCTTTGCATTGCTTGGCACACGAAGCTGCGGCGGGCATCCCGAACAGTAAGCGGATCAGATGCGCGTCGTGGACCTGCAAATCGACGAGCGGCCCGCCCACTTTTTCTCGATCATAAAAATCAGGAATCCAATCGGGCGGGCTGATCGTGCGTTTGAAACGACCGGCAATGGGTTTGCCCCAGCGACCGTCGCTTGCGGCATCGACCAATATTTTGAACTCGGGCATGAACGGCAAAATATGAGCAACCATCAATTGCCCCGGTTTTGCTTCGGCGGCGAGTGCTTGGGCGGTCGCCGCGTCTAGCGCGAGCGGTTTTTCACAAAGCACTCGTTTGCCACTTTGAAAACAGCGGCGGATGGCATCGGCGTGCAGATGCGGTGGCAGACAGACGTCGATCAAATCGATCGAATCGTCCGCTAACATTTCGTCCAACGATTCAACGACGTTTAACGAGCTGACATCGATTTGTTCTCCTGGCGGGCCAAAGTTTCCCTTGATCTCTCGCCAATCCCCACTGCGTTTCTTGGGGTCGCGGCTGGCAAACGCAACCAACTCGGCCTGGGTCGATCGCTGATAAGCCAAGTA
Proteins encoded:
- a CDS encoding response regulator, whose translation is MFDSSGVRILLVQSEPVLSELMSFRLQLLGYQIEAVGTGGEAMDRIRTEPPHLVIVDTALHDGDGLEWLSRLRGEFGGEVFSVLVVSLDPSLETVERAFYAGAQDYLITPFDPVVLEQKIVALVSDAANVVGSR
- a CDS encoding GspE/PulE family protein, whose translation is MRRLGDVLIEQNVMSAESLDAAFASKPRGVLLGDWLVSQKLLSTLQLGRALAEQFAVPYIDIDATAVDAQIARLLPEDFARTRQSGAIKVENRQLILAMVAPDDIETIAEAELMTGYQIKPAVALAEDIEALNCRVYDDRSVARQTIVDMKLAELRELQASGDDVNPSIVSVDQEDAPVVRLVQAILSGAATAGASDVHLEPFKPEMRVRYRVDGELQQVMTIPNHIEESVISRIKVMADMDTTENRRPQDGHLNVYENGKRVGFRVSGIPTVDGQKLVLRLLDEGGKTFSLDGLGMMPRNLASLREMIDKPHGMFVVTGPTGSGKSTTLYAVLQHLNGDDRNIVTVEDPVEYRLPGINQVQSDSEFGMGFANALKYIMRQDPDVIMVGEIRDSETATTAVQAALTGHLMISTLHTNDAVGAVQRLSDLGVDNFKIAGSLLGSVAQRLLRRVCENCKMPVAPNRNLLDALDPDETISRSVDFFRGEGCKKCLGTGFSGRLPIFEIMPITPEITMAIESGVPHSKLYEMSIAAGMVGLANAGLEQAVAGRTSLEEVYFKTSGDRRRTESKPIIGGSREIDTVCV
- a CDS encoding type II secretion system F family protein codes for the protein MATSPVPLNPRSNSVASTGGGVIGLLRKLHSIEVGGKKKPGDSTRIPPVPLADLLRLLLMLLENGLSLPKALASLAADRSSARYRSVLVRLRMTIEAGGLLSDAMQRYPRTFTAMQVQQIRIGEKSGSLEKAMRRVCEQLERSVALKKRIIKKVSYPVLITVAGAGLMIFMCVVVVPEFETVYSSSGVDLPVVTQVVTGMSRQVIHNGWLVVPFCITLVALLSIIRSRPKLARMADALLLKLPLVGPWLRDVAVLQFVEGMSSMVECGYTPADAVGVAVECVRNREVRASVDQVRRSVLRGERLSKQLGNHDHFFSATLCQLVAVGEQSGDFPKALRGACEHLRERLETRIDASVGLLEPTLTILLAVAIGGIVLSIYTPMFHMFEVLE
- a CDS encoding prepilin-type N-terminal cleavage/methylation domain-containing protein: MASLRKGFTLIEVIAVLIISATVAIIGIRHLQQPGDLAHDRSCQLARELLQHHVQAYLDDTGSAPSSSMREIATDVYAGRTLPTCPVTSRAFQLDRSGRVRCSDHPE
- a CDS encoding U32 family peptidase, with product MNTLPSKVSSEIELLSPAGDWDCARAAVENGANAIYFGLDCGFNARFRAHNFGLDDLPGLMSWLRTRGVRGYVTMNTLAFPSELPDLIKVIERVAEAGVDAVLVQDFGVARIVRSICQQLEIHASTQMSLTSAETIAVAADLGLSRVVLARELSVAEIRKITSATDMPIEVFIHGALCVAYSGQCLTSESLGGRSANRGQCAQACRLPYELICDGEDRDLGEVRYLLSPQDLAGYAAIPDMIDAGVASLKIEGRLKTPEYVANITGHYRRAIDDAIRTGEVHVDDTDRQEMELSFSRGFSPGWLEGNDHKRLVPGKQSSKRGIEIGKVLDFDQNRIRIRLASPVALGDGLAIAVAGETMQGGRIYSIESLQYDRMESAKAGSEVWIGFGRGEIDWRDVDIDDIVFKNDDPKLNRRLRQSFARADAVVRQEIDIEVHAAVGAALKMSAKTAGGLTVDVVGQQVLEKANKHPADETMLREKVARLGGTPFHLKNFKAHISDGPMVPVGLINQLRRELVDALVERLESRPERIINVAAGRRMLAPLNRDATTQTDDSPRLAVLCRNLEQVAVASQFADCTIYADFHDVREYKDAIATAHQNNATIGLACVRMQKPGEMGLLRVLGRHEPDFFLARNLAAVRFLTDTGKPVVADFSLNVANHRSAEWLLGLGVQRVTSSYDLNRDQLMDLVQSVVPNQLEIVVHQHMPMFHMEHCVFCSVMSPGTNKTNCGRPCDRHVVKLRDRVGAEHPLQADVACRNTLYNATAQSGSEIVADLIGRGVQWFRIELLNENEKETRETIQTYQALLGGEISGSEVWKRLQATNRLGVTRGTLESKRNPLAIL
- a CDS encoding GIY-YIG nuclease family protein; its protein translation is MEAIWPDQPAFGFGIDSLNPHPPRGIEAVGGQTKREIRDQIVQTCPQVPGVYGMLSRKGDLIYVGKSKSLRSRLLSYFADSNKDEKGGRIIENTRAIQWETQPSDFAALVREQQLIRRFSPRWNVQGVPKRQRPVYLCLGRVPAPYFFLAAKPPQDCVGVEGPFYGAKRMQRAIDALNKVFRLRDCSQQQVFHFAEQLQLFDLEHRPGCLRLELNTCLGPCAAACTGDAYQTQVNAAQSFLEGFNDEPIVALQDQMENAAANQQYELAGRAYETLASVKYVHRKLAMLAKARRDYTFIYPVAGYDGCHTWYLIHGGELAAVAAAPKNAEQYARMKPTLEHWKAITANSIDRGHGAYPHTLNLVATWFRKNRAERQRTFLPEQAGRKYRAVLKKVG
- a CDS encoding Gfo/Idh/MocA family oxidoreductase codes for the protein MRAGILGVGFMGWIHYLAYQRSTQAELVAFASRDPKKRSGDWREIKGNFGPPGEQIDVSSLNVVESLDEMLADDSIDLIDVCLPPHLHADAIRRCFQSGKRVLCEKPLALDAATAQALAAEAKPGQLMVAHILPFMPEFKILVDAASDGRWGKPIAGRFKRTISPPDWIPDFYDREKVGGPLVDLQVHDAHLIRLLFGMPAAASCAKQCKDGTPKFYETVFQFEDPSLVVSAGGGVIDSPARGFTHGYEVSFEKATLQFEFAAYADGSTASIPLTIMNADGSVERPTLGDGDPIAGFVEEIDAAANAVAGSDVSPILDAKTAADALSIVEMQL